From Slackia heliotrinireducens DSM 20476:
CGAAGGTGACGATGACGGCGATGGTATTGTTCTTGATCTGTCGAAGGTCCTCGAGGAATATGTTGAGAACATTATGCATGGCTGCCGTCCTTGTCCTCGTTGGTCACGGGCTCGGGCTCGGCCGCAGGTTCGGGCTCAGCCTCGGATGCGGCCGCATCCGCCAGTACGGCTTCGGTCGCGGCGTTCCGCACCGGCCCTGTGGCTTCGCTCTGGTCGGTTTGGATGCCGGCCATTCGGGTCAGCAGCTTCGACAGCTTCAACGCGTGCCCGGTGCGGGTCATGTTGGCATGCATCGCCAAGGAGGCAGCCAGCTCGTCTTGGCTCATGCCGTTGAGCTTCATCTGGTTGGAGATGTTCGTTTTCGCGTATTCGAGCATGATGAGCATGGCCACCGTGAAGATGACCAGCAGGATCCACAGGACCAGAGCCGCGATGCGCCCGTCGATGCCCAGGTCGACCACGGCCATGACCGTCAGCGGGATGAGCGGGAGCGAGATCATGAAGATCAGTCCCAGCCTGCGCATGATCGGGTAGTACGCGTCGAACTGCGCGGCTCGGACGGTCAGCTGCGAGCGGTATTCGTCGGCGTTCATGAGCGCGCGGATGATGGTGCGCATGCGGAAGCGCTCGATACCGATGGTGTGCTCCTCGTGAATCATGACGCCGGTGCTCTTCAGCTCGCGGTCGAACAGCAGGTTGATGTTCATGAGGTAGGGTCGCAGCGCGATGCCCACGATGAGGGTGGGGATGAAGAACAGCGCCAGGACGAGCAGGTTGTGGACGTAGTAATTCCCGTAGAAGCCGAACATGGCCTCGCGTATTGCGTTGATTCCGTAGGTGAAGGGCACCAGCGGGTGCAGCCGTTGGTAGAAGTCCGGCAGCATTTCGACGGGGTACATGCCCGAACCGCCGGGGATTTGCGCGATAAGCAGCATGACCGCGATGGCTTTGCCGATGTGCTTGAACGTGATGGTGAGCGAGTAGGAGATGCTCACATAGACGACGGACGCCACCATGGCAGCCAGATACATGGCCGGAACGTGGTTGCATTGCACGCCGATGAGCAGCTCGCCTGTGCACAGCACGACGGATTGGACGATGCCGATCAGCACGAAGAAGAGCCAGCGTCCCAGATACGCCTGGTAGGGCTTGACGTCGCCCAGGCCCGTGCGGTCAACCTCAACCTTCAGGATGGCGATCAGCACCAAGCCGCCGATCCACAGCGACAGGTTGGTGAAGAAGGGGTTCACACTGGAGCCGTAGGATTCGACGGGGTACACCTTCTCGGTGGTCAGGGTCACGGGCGACGCGATGAACGATGCAATCTCCTGCACGTCCATACCCAGAAGCCCGGCCAGGGTCTCCAGCGAGTTGGCGTTGTATAGGGACCGGATGTCGGTGGCGATGCCGTCCAGGCGGTCCTGGATGCGCTGGATGTCGTCCTGCCAGGTGGAAAGCGAGGTTTCGGTCTGGTCCAGGATGCCGTCCAGGGCGTCGAGGGAGGCCACGGCCTGGTCGATGGTGGTGTCGGCGCCCGCCGCGGCGGCGGTCATGTTGGAACCGGCGCTGGACAGCGAGTCCAGGCCGCTTGACAGCTGGGGCAGCAGGTCGGTGTTGAAGGTGGTCTGGGCGCCGCCCAACACCGCTATGGCGTTCTGCACGGCGGCGTCGATCTGCTCCACGGAGGCGTCGGTGGACGTGGCCACGGCGCCCAGGTTGTCGCTAGCGCGGGTCAGGCGGTCGACCACGTCCTGGTATTTCGCGTTTTCGGCCGTGAGCTGGTCGATGATCGCCTGGGCGTCGTCGATGGCGTCCTGGGCGATTTGCCCCGTTTCGTCGGTGATGCCCGACAGCGGGGATTCGGGATCGAGGACCGTGTCGTCGCCCGTGGCTTCCGCCAGGCGGGCAGAGGCCGCGTCCACGATGTCCTGCAGCTCGGCGATGGTTTCGGTGTTGCGGTCGATCACGTCCTGCATGGCTTCGATGGCGGCATCGACCTTCGCCTTGAGGGTCAGCACGTCGGCGCTTGCGGCCCCCACGGTGCTCGACGCCTGCGCCGAGGCCCCGCCGAGCTTCGAGGCGCCTTCGCCCAGGGCTGCAGAAGCTTCTGTGGCATAGGCCCCGCCTTGGGTGCGGATGTCTCCCAAAAGGTCGTCGGCCTGGTTCACGCCGGATACGATGGTGGGTAGCGATGCCTGCAGGTCGGTTAACGTGAGCCGCGCGTCTGCCGTGGCGGTGCGCGCCTTGCTGACGGATTCGCCCAACCCGTCAAGGGAAGCCTGCACCTCGTCGAGGGAGCCTTGGACCCCCGAAAGCTTTCGGGTCAGGGTCTGTTCGGCATCGGTAGCGGATGCGTCCAGGTCAAAGCCAGCGGACTGCAGCGTTTCCAGGATGGTTTGGGTGAGCAGCTCGACGAAGGACGCGTTGATCTGCTGCTGGATGGTGCGTGAGCCGGCGTCGGTGATCTTCGGCGCCACGGCGTTGCTCTTCTCGTTCACGTAGTATTGGATCTTCGGCATGTCGTCGCTGTTCTGAAGGATGACCTGGATCAACTGGTTGGTGAAGTCTTCGGGAATGACGATGGCCGCGTAGTAGTCGCCGGCCTTCACGCCTTGGATGGCTTCGTCTTCGTTCACGAATATCCACTTGAGCTGGTTGTTTTCGCGAAGCTGGTCCTCGAGCTGCTCGCCGATGTTGACGTAGTTCTCCTCGCGGGCCTCAGACGATGCGCCGAGCCCTTCGGACGCGTCGACCGGCAGCTCGTCGGCCAGATTCGCCAGATCGTAGCCTTCGTCGGCGGACGCCACCGCAACCGGGATGTTGCCGGTGTTGCCGTAGGGGTCCCAAAAAGCGACGTCGCAGTACCAGGTGTACAGCGACGGCAGGATGCACATGGCAAGTACGACCACTGTTGCAAGAGGGTTGCGGATAAGGCGGCCAAGATCTCGCCCGAGTATTTCAAGTACTTTTCCCATATGCCGATACCTTAAACCATCGGCCGCATGGGCTTGCGAGCGGATTCTTTCGGATTACAAAACGTCAAAAACACTTCAAACTGCACGCGCGGGGTGCGCCGAGGCGCGGGAAGCCACTTCTCACGATGTGTGCTTCAAGCCGCGCACGAGGGGAGCGCGAAGGCGCTGCCTCAGGTGTCGGCACAAATTGTTACGAAGGCTGCGCTTCGGGTTGAGGCACGGGCTTCGGCGTTACCGTTGGCCCTGGCGTGCGATGACCGAGAACCCGTCGAAGAAGTACTGGACCAAAACCTCGGGGTCGCCCCAATAACCCCATTTCGGGTCGCTGAGCGGTTCGCCTTGGATGACGCCGTCGTGCACCGCCTGGAGAGCCTCGCGCAGCACAGGGATGGCCTTGGGGTCAACCACGAAGTCGTTGTGCGAGGCGTATACGGTTTTGACCTGCGGGAACTTCTGCTCGAGCATGCGCAGCGACTCGATGTAGCCCGCAATGTCCGAGTGCCCCATGAAATCGTTGTCGAACTCCACGTAGATGGCGGCCAGATACACCATGTCGCCGCCGAACAAGATATCGTGGGTACGGTCGTACAGCATGAGCGAGTCCTCCGTGTGTCCCGGCGTGTAGACCACTTCGATTTCTCGTCCTCCCAGGTCGAAGACGTGCCCGTCGGCAACCGGGCGGACGCGGTAGGGCCTGACGCAGAACGTGTCGGGATCAAGGCCGGCCGGAAAGTCGAACAGGAACATGTCCGGGTCGGTCTGGTTCGCCAGAAACTCGTGGGGGATGCCCGTCGCGGCCTGCTCCGCCACGCCCGGCGCGTCGGCGGCCAGCACCTCGGGGAAGCGCCAGTTGTTGCCTGTGTGGTCGAAGTGGCGGTGGCAGTTGATCACCTGGAGAGGCCCCTGGTAGAGCTCGTCCACCACGGCCTTCACGTCGCACATGCCCAGACCCGTGTCCAGCAGCAGCGCCCGATCGTCGCCCACGATGAGGAACATGTTCACTTCCTGCAGATGCTGCGGCTCGCAGATGGCGAACACGCTGTCCGGCAGCCGGTAGCATTCGAACCAGCCCGCGTCGTGTTCGATGGCGACGCGCTCGTATTTTGCGTAGTACGGCCGGCGTTCCGGTGTTCTCCATTTCATAGGTGCTCCTCTCGATGGCGCCTCAGCCAGTGTAACGCTTTCCCTTACCAGACCGCGGCGGAAAAAGTTAGTAAACGTTGGTAAACGTCGCCGATTGTTTGTTGAATCATCTGCAATAGCTGCTTGATTAGGCGTAAACTTATAGGCGTCAGTTATCCGCCCTTCGTGTTAGGAGAGACCATGGGAATCATCGATAAGGCCAAAGCTGCTCTCGACGCTGACGGCGACGGTAAGATCACCGCTTCTGAGGTTTTGGGCAAGGCTGCAGACGTCGCTGCAGATGCCAAGGAGAAGGCAGTTGCCAAGGCTGGCGAGGTCAAGACGAGCCTGGACGCCAACGGCGACGGCAAGGTTTCTCTCGAAGAGGTTCAGGAAGCTGGCGGCGAGGCCGTTGACCGCATCGGCGACAAGATCGAAGACGTTGTTGACAGGATCACCGGCGAAGCAGCCGAAGAAGCCGCAGAGGATGCAGCCGAGGCTGAGGCCGAGGCGGCAGCCGCCGCAGCCGCAGCAGAGGCAGCGGCCGCCGCAGCAGCAGAGGCTCCGGCCGAGTAGTTTCACCAACATACAAATATATGTACGGGGCCGCGATTCGTCGCGGCCCTTTTTCGTGCTGCGACGAGGTCGCAGGTTGCGCATAGCGCGGCCGGGTCGCCTGCAATCAGCCGATGACGGGGCTTTTCGCGTACTCGTAGGCGTCTTCTATGTACATTTCGGCGTTGCCTTCTTGGGGGCGTTGCCCAGGCGTGAGCGTCTTCTTGATGACGCCGGGCACGCCGGCAACCAGCGAGTAGGGCGGAATGACCTGATGTTGCTTCACCAGGGCGCCCGCCGCGATGATGGA
This genomic window contains:
- a CDS encoding YhgE/Pip domain-containing protein, whose protein sequence is MGKVLEILGRDLGRLIRNPLATVVVLAMCILPSLYTWYCDVAFWDPYGNTGNIPVAVASADEGYDLANLADELPVDASEGLGASSEAREENYVNIGEQLEDQLRENNQLKWIFVNEDEAIQGVKAGDYYAAIVIPEDFTNQLIQVILQNSDDMPKIQYYVNEKSNAVAPKITDAGSRTIQQQINASFVELLTQTILETLQSAGFDLDASATDAEQTLTRKLSGVQGSLDEVQASLDGLGESVSKARTATADARLTLTDLQASLPTIVSGVNQADDLLGDIRTQGGAYATEASAALGEGASKLGGASAQASSTVGAASADVLTLKAKVDAAIEAMQDVIDRNTETIAELQDIVDAASARLAEATGDDTVLDPESPLSGITDETGQIAQDAIDDAQAIIDQLTAENAKYQDVVDRLTRASDNLGAVATSTDASVEQIDAAVQNAIAVLGGAQTTFNTDLLPQLSSGLDSLSSAGSNMTAAAAGADTTIDQAVASLDALDGILDQTETSLSTWQDDIQRIQDRLDGIATDIRSLYNANSLETLAGLLGMDVQEIASFIASPVTLTTEKVYPVESYGSSVNPFFTNLSLWIGGLVLIAILKVEVDRTGLGDVKPYQAYLGRWLFFVLIGIVQSVVLCTGELLIGVQCNHVPAMYLAAMVASVVYVSISYSLTITFKHIGKAIAVMLLIAQIPGGSGMYPVEMLPDFYQRLHPLVPFTYGINAIREAMFGFYGNYYVHNLLVLALFFIPTLIVGIALRPYLMNINLLFDRELKSTGVMIHEEHTIGIERFRMRTIIRALMNADEYRSQLTVRAAQFDAYYPIMRRLGLIFMISLPLIPLTVMAVVDLGIDGRIAALVLWILLVIFTVAMLIMLEYAKTNISNQMKLNGMSQDELAASLAMHANMTRTGHALKLSKLLTRMAGIQTDQSEATGPVRNAATEAVLADAAASEAEPEPAAEPEPVTNEDKDGSHA
- a CDS encoding MBL fold metallo-hydrolase, with amino-acid sequence MKWRTPERRPYYAKYERVAIEHDAGWFECYRLPDSVFAICEPQHLQEVNMFLIVGDDRALLLDTGLGMCDVKAVVDELYQGPLQVINCHRHFDHTGNNWRFPEVLAADAPGVAEQAATGIPHEFLANQTDPDMFLFDFPAGLDPDTFCVRPYRVRPVADGHVFDLGGREIEVVYTPGHTEDSLMLYDRTHDILFGGDMVYLAAIYVEFDNDFMGHSDIAGYIESLRMLEQKFPQVKTVYASHNDFVVDPKAIPVLREALQAVHDGVIQGEPLSDPKWGYWGDPEVLVQYFFDGFSVIARQGQR
- a CDS encoding EF-hand domain-containing protein; amino-acid sequence: MGIIDKAKAALDADGDGKITASEVLGKAADVAADAKEKAVAKAGEVKTSLDANGDGKVSLEEVQEAGGEAVDRIGDKIEDVVDRITGEAAEEAAEDAAEAEAEAAAAAAAAEAAAAAAAEAPAE